In Terriglobia bacterium, the genomic stretch CTCCTCCTCTGACTACACCCAGCGCCAGGGCCGCTACGCTGCGCGCTTCCACCTCGGCTCGGTTTATACCCCGCAGATGGTCATCAACGGCCGCACCGAATTTGTCGGCAACGACACCGCACGCGCCGAGAAGGCCATCGCCGGCGCCGCCCAACGCCGTGACACCCAACCCAGCATCGCGATCGCTGCTGCCGGAAACGTGGTCGATGTAAACATCACCGACGCAGGCCCGCACCCGCTCGATGTCCTGCTCGCGATCACGGAATCGGATTTGAGCACCCAGGTCGGCCGCGGCGAGAATCACGGCCGCCTGCTCCGCCACACCGCCGTGGTGCGCGACCTCCGCAAAATCGGTGAGACTTCCTCCGGCCAATTCGCGGCCCACCCGCAGCTCAAGCTCAAACCGGACTGGCGCCACGACAAACTTCGCGCCGTCATCTTCCTTCAGGACCCTGCCACGCTGGAGATCACCGGCGCCGCGCAAGCGGCTTGGAAATAGCCGCCTGATGTAGCACAGGCGCCCTCGCGTTCGTGCAGAAAACCGACGACCGCCAACCGATAACCGATGACCTCTTAAGCCGCTTGACGATTCAACCCAACTCGCCTTTAATGCCAATCTGTGTCCGGCGTTCCGCCCCACATCGTCGCTAAACCGCCTTTGTCCGGGGCTGAGAAGGAACGCCTTTTCGTCGCCGCGCGCGAAGTCCTTACCCGCGCCTATGCGCCTTATTCCAAGTTCCATGTCGGCGCCGCCGTGCTCGCCGCATCCGGTGCTGTCTATGCCGGCTGTAATGTCGAGAATGCTTCCTACGGCCTCACCATCTGTGCCGAGCGCTCCGCCATCTCCGCCGGCGTGGCTGCCGAAGGCGCGTCCTTCAAGATTCGCGCCGTCGCCGTGTTCAACGGTAACGACGCCCCCTGCTCCCCCTGCGGCGCCTGTCGCCAGGTGATCTTCGAGTTCGGTCCGGATGCGGATGTGATCTTCCAGGGCCGCCCGGGTTTGGAGCACTCCACCGCCCGCGCCTTGCTCCCGGCGGGTTTCACGCTGTGAGCGCTGGCGCATACCGCCCCGGAGCTGCGGGACGAGCGCGCAGCGTGCGCGTGGTTGACGTCATTCGCCGCAAGCGCGACGGCGGTGAACTCACCCGCGACGAAATCAACTATCTCGTCGCCGCCTATACCGCCGGCGCCATTCCCGACTATCAAATCTCCGCCTGGCTGATGGCTGTCGTTCTGAAGGGCATGACCGACGCCGAATTGGCCGCGCTCACCGAGGCCATGCTCCACTCCGGCCAGGTGCTCGACCTCTCCGACATTCCCGGGCGCAAGGTGGACAAGCACTCCACCGGCGGAGTCGGCGACAAGACCTCGCTGGTGCTGGCGCCCATCGTCGCCGCGGCGGGCGTGGCCGTCCCCATGATTAGCGGCCGCGGCCTCGGCCACACCGGCGGCACTCTCGACAAGCTTGAGTCCATCCCCGGTTTCAACGTCAACCTCTCGCTCGACGAGTTCCGCCGCGTCCTGCGCGAGTGCGGCTGCGGTCTGATCGGCCAGACCGCCGAAATTGCTCCCGCCGACAAAAAGCTCTACGCCCTGCGCGACGTCACCGGCACCGTCGAGAGTCCGTACCTGATCTGCGCCTCCATCATGAGCAAGAAACTCGCCGAAGGTCTCGATGCCCTGGTTCTCGACGTCAAGACCGGCTCCGGCGCATTCATGAAGAAGGAACAGGATGCCGTCTATCTCGCCGAATTGATGGTCGAAACCGGGCGCCGCATGGGCAAGCGCATGATGGCGCTCATCACCGATATGAACCAGCCACTCGGCCGCGCGGTTGGGAATGCGAACGAAGTTGCAGAATGTATTGACGTGCTGAAAGGCAACGGCCCGGACGATTTGCGTGAACTTTCACTCGTGCTCGCCGGCTCTATGTTTTACCTTGGCCAGCGCGCCGCTTCTTTGAGCGAAGGCAAGAGCCTGGCAGAGGAGATGATCCGCAACGGGGCCGCGCTGGAGAAATTTCGGCGCATTGTCCAGCTCCAGGGTGGCGATGCCACGGTGGTGGACGACCCCGGGCGCCTGCCCCGCGCGCGCCACTCGGTCGAGATCACGAGTCCTTCGGCCGGTTACGTCAGTTCCATCATGTGCGAGCAGGTCGGGACCGCCTGCGTGGTGCTCGGCGGCGGCCGCGAAAAGAAAGAAGACACGGTGGATCCCGCCGTCGGTATCATCGTCCGCAAGAAGTTGGGGGACGCGGTGGCGCAAGGCGAGCCCCTGTGCACCGTACATTACAATTCCGACGCGCGCCTGGATGAGGCCCGCCGCCTGCTGCTGTCGGCCTACACCATGGCGCCGCAGCCGCCGCCGTCCAAGCCGCCGCTGGTTCACCGCGTCATTGGCGAGTAGCGATTTGATGAAGTGGAGGGCATTGCTTTAGCCGTGTGTATAGCTGGCACAAGCAGGTGGGGAAGGGCACGGCTTTAGCCGTGCCGACACGCTGCCCTTAATGATTATCATTCCGAGCGGCTTTAGCCGCGTGGAATCTGGTTTTCGCTGAAACTGAAACTGAAACTGAAACTTATGTATCGCTTCGTCGGCATTCTCGGCTTGTTCTCCATGCTCGGCCTCGCCTTTGCGTTTTCCACGGCGCGCCGTGCCATCCGCCTCAAGACTCTGGCCTGGGGCATCGGACTGCAATTTGCCTTCGCTTTTCTGGTGCTGCGCTTTGACGTCGGACGCCTCGCCCTCGCCAAGGCCGGCGCCGGCGTCACCCGCCTGCTCGATTTCTCCTTCGCCGGATCGCAATTCATCTTCGGCGATCTCGGCAAGAAGTTGTCGCCCCAGGGCTTCATCTTCGCCTTCCAGGTGTTGCCGACCATCATCTTCATCTCGGCGTTTTTCGCCGTGCTCTACCACTTCGGCATCATGCAGTTCGTCATCAAGCAGTTCGCCAAGGTGATGAAGCTGATGGGCGCCAGCGGCGCCGAATCCCTCGACGTTGCCGCCAGCATTTTCATGGGGCAGACCGAAGCTCCACTCAGCATCCGCCCGTTCCTGCCCTCGCTCACCCGCTCCGAACTGATGACCGTCATGACGGCCGGCATGGCCCACGTTTCCGGCGGCATCATGGGCGCCTACATTCTCTACGGCATCGAGGCCAAGCACCTGCTCAGCGCCGTCATCATGACCGCCCCCGGCACCATCCTCATGGCCAAGATGCTGGTGCCCGAAACCGAAGTCCCGCTCACCGCTGACCGCAAAGCTTCCGGCGCCGACGCCGCCTCCACCGAAGCCGCCGCCGTCCCCGTGAAACTTGAAGACGTCAATCACAAGGATGAAAACGTTCTCGGCGCCATCGCCCGCGGCACCATTGACGGCTTGCACCTGGCGCTCAACGTCGCCGCCATGCTCATCTCTTTTCTTGCGCTCATCGCCCTGGTCAACGGCATCTTCGGCGGCATTCACAACCACTGGGCGAGCTGGTTTCCCTCCAGCCTGGAGAAAATTTTCGGCGTCATTTTCGCGCCCATCGCCTTTGTCATCGGCATTCCCTGGCGCGACTGCCTCGCCGTCGGCAATCTCCTCGGCACGCGCATGGTGATCAACGAACTGGTCGCCTTTGCCAACCTCGGCCAGATGAAGGCCGCGCTCGATCCGCGTTCGTTTACCATCGCCACCTTTGCGCTCTGCGGATTTGCCAATTTCAGCTCGATTGGTATACAGATTGGCGGAATCAGCGCGCTGGCGCCCAACCGGCGATCGGACCTGGCCAGGCTCGGCTTCCGCGCCATGCTGGCCGGCACCATGGCCAACCTGATGTCCGCCTCGATTGTCGGGATTCTGATGAAATGAGATATCGTCGATGGTCGATAGTCGATGGCCTATTGGGAATCCTTCTTAGCCATCGACCGTCGGCCGTCGACCGTCGACCTTTATGAAACATGCCCCCGAACCTGCCCCCCCGCCCGCCGACGACTTCACGCGCGCCGGCGAAGCCGCTGACTTTCTCCGTGCACGCACCAAGCTGCATCCCAAAGTCGCCCTTGTCCTCGGCTCCGGACTCGGCTCCTTCGCCGATCAACTCGCCGCCGCCGTTTCCATCCCCTACGCCGACATCCCGCACTTTCCCAGGCCCTCGGCCGAAGGTCACGCCGGCAAGCTGGTGATCGGCAACCTGGCATCCGTGCCCGTTGCCTGCATGCAAGGCCGGGTTCATTTGTACGAAGGGCACAGCGTGCGCGACGTCGTCTTCCCGGTGCGCGCGCTTGCCCGCTTCGGCATCAAAGGCTTGATCCTCACCAACGCCGCCGGCGGTATCAACCAGACCTACACCCAGGGCTGCCTGGTTGTACTCAAGGACCACATCAACTTGCAGGGCGTCAATCCGCTCATCGGCGCCAACGACGAGCGTTTCGGCCCGCGTTTCCTCGACATGACCCAGGCCTACTTCCGCCCCTATCGCCAGATCACGCTCGAGCAAGGCAAACGCCTCGGCATCGACATCTTCGAAGGCGTGTACGCCGCCCTATACGGCCCGATGTACGAAACCCCGGCCGAAATTCGCTATCTGCGCACCATCGGCGCCGACGTCGTGGGCATGTCCACCGTGGCCGAAGTCATCGCCGCGCGCCACCTCGGAATGCGCGTGCTCGCCATCTCCTGTGTGACCAACATGGCCGCCGGCATGCTCGACCAGCCCATCAACCACAAGGAAGTGCTCGAAACCGGGGAACGCGTCAAAGGGAAGTTCATGCAGTTGCTGGAAGCCATCATGCCGCAGGTGGAGGATCTCGCAGGATCCTAGCTTTCTCGATCTTTTCTTTCTTGGTCAATTTTTGTTGTGTTGTCATTCCGAGCGCAGCGAGGAATCCAGGTTTTCCTGAAACTGAAACTGAAACTGAAACTCTGAGTTTGTCATCCCGAGCGCAGCGAAGGATCTGTTCTTACTCGGTACCGAGGTACTTAGGTACTATTCTGATGAGCACTCACATCATCGCTGTCGCCGGCCCTTCCTGTGCCGGTAAAACCGAACTGGCGAAGCGCCTCGCGCGCTCCCTCTCCGCCACCATCCTGTCCATGGACGCCTACTACCGCGACCTCGCCTTCCTGCCGCTGGAATCGCGCAGCAAGTTCAACTTCGACCTCCCCGACTCCCTCGATCACACCCTGCTGCGCGAACACCTCACCGCCCTGGCCGCCGGCTTGCCTATCCAGCGCCCCGTCTATGACTTCACCATTCACACTCGTTCCTCGGTCTGGGAAACCGTCACTCCCGGCCCCTTCCTGATTCTGGAGGGCCTCTTCGCGCTCTATTGGGACGACCTGCGTCCCCTTCTGACCACCAAGGTCTACGTGGACGCACCCGATGAGGTCTGCCTGGCGCGCCGCCAGGTCCGCGACGTTCTCGAGCGCGGGCGCACCGCCGAATCCGTCCACAAACAGTACATCGAAATCGTCCGCCCCATGGCCGAGCTTTACATCCATCCCACCCGCCGTTTTGCCGATGTCGTGGTCTCCGGGCAAGTGCCGCTCGAGCAGTCAACCGTCGAGGTGATGGCGCGAATCACCGCCGCCCCGCCCGCGGCGACGCCCGCTTCCGGCGCCAACCCGACTTAACGCTGCTTTTGGCGCCTCTTAGCCGCTGAGGGCCATAGCTCCCCAGGTCCGCAGAATGACTTTTGAAACCAGCCCTACAAACTTTTGTATTTTTCCCGCCCGCCAATTTCAAAAACAGGAGGTGCTGACTATCTTTTTCCCACCGTGCCTTCATTCCGCAAGCCCTAACGCGCGCCTGGATTTGGCTGGCAGCGTGCATGAGCATTGGCTTCCGAACCACCTGAAGACGGCGGCGCGCCTTGCCTGCCGCTGAGGAGCAACAGGCTATCGATACGGAGTGCCAGATCCGTTTGAGTATTCCTGCGCCGTCTGCCTCGGCCGTGGTGCAACTGCAGAGTTTTTCTTCAAATATTCATCCCGGCAGTGTTCACAAGCAGAGACTCTCGTGTTATGTTTTGCCGCCCAGTCCAGCCGAAGGGAAGCATTCCGGCTACTGGATTCATTGGATGGCATCCGGGGATCGTCCCGCAAGTTGCTCACAGCTTTGTAAGAAACCGTTTCTCGCTGGAAAACACTGTTTCTCGCTATAACACAATGTTGCTTCAGGGGGTTAGTCGATGTCCAAGTTTAGCGTAACAAAATTCGTCGTTTGCCTGCTCATCCTGGCGATGGGGTTGTTGGCAACCCAAGCGTCGGCTCAATCGCAAGCCAGCGCCGGCCAGATCGCCGGGGTCGTCAAGGATTCCGCCGGCGCAGTCGTTGTCGGCGCCACCGTCACCGCCGCCAATCCGCAAACCGGATTCAGCCAAACCGTGACCTCCGGTGATAACGGTTACTACCGCATCGTGCTCCTGCCGCCCGGCAACTATAAGGTCACGGTAAGCCAGCAGGGCTTTGCCGAGGCTGTTGCGCGGGTGAGTGTCGGCGTTGGGCGCACCACCGATCTCAATGCTGTTCTTACGGTCGGCGGCCGCAAGGAAGAAGTGACCGTCAGCGCCGAGATGATTGAAGCCCAGCGCCATGAAATGGCCGCCTTCGTCGGTGCCGATATCGTCACCAACATTCCTCTCAACGGTCGTCGCTTCCACGACATCGTTAACACCACGCCGACCGCGCAAACCGATCCCTCGCGAGGCGGCATCAGTATGACCGGCCAGCGCATGGTCAATACCGGCAGCATCAATGTGGACGGCGCCGACTACGGCCAGCTCTTCTTCGGCGGCATTCGTGGCGGCGAGCGCGCCGGCTTCGCACCCACCATTCCCCTGGATTCCATCCAGGAGTTCCAGATCATCCGCGCCGGCTACACCGCCGAGTTCGGCCACTCCACCGGCGGCACCATCACTGCCATCACCAAGTCCGGCACCAATGCCATCCACGGCAACGCCGGCTTCGTCTGGCGTCCTGACGCCGCGGGCATGGGCAACGAGTTCTACGACACCATCAAAGCGTCGCTTGTCGCCAAGGGCTGCACCACCTGCGTCGTCAACCCCAATCCCACCCTCTACCAGTGGGGCGGTTCCGTGGGCGGTCCGGTTAAGAAGGACAAGCTGTTTTTCTTCGGCAGCTATGAGCAGCAGCGCCAGCGCATTCCTCACCAGGTCTTCTTCGACAACCTCAACGCCTTGCTCGGCGTCAACCCTATTAGCAGCCTGCCGGTACAGCAGCAGGAAGCCGCTGATGCTTTCAACGGCGGCACTTTCAACGGGTATGCCTACCCCAGCTTGCAACAGCCCTATCAGCAGACCAATGACGCCTATCTGTTTCTGATTAAGGGCGACTATCAATTCAGCAGCAAGCACCGCTTGAGCGTTCGCTACAACCACAGCAACTATCAGGGCATAGACGCCAGCTCGGTCGGTTCCGGGATCGCCCCGACCATCACCAACGCCGTCTCCAACAACGGCATTGAGATTGATAAGACCCGCACCGTGGTCGGCAACCTCAACAGCTTCTTCGGCCATTTCGCCAACGAGCTTCGCGGCCAGTACGCGAAAGAGATTCGCCCGCGCAACGCCAACGTGCTATCGCCCACCGTGGCCCCCAGCACCATCGGCACCTACGGTACCGTCAGCTTCTTGGGTCAGAACAGCGAGAACGACTACCGTCTCCAGTTTGCCGACAGCGTCACCTGGTTGAAGGGCGCCCACACTGTCAAATTCGGCGGCGAGTACAGCCACATCTTCGCCACCCAGACCTTCGGCTTTAATCAGGAGGGTCAGTTCAACTGGCTAAACAACAGTGCCGGCAATATCCCGGCGATCCTGGCCTCCATGTCAACCTGCGGCAACGCCGCTTGCACCGTCGCTGGAAATCGGTTTGACAACACCAACGTCACCTATTCGCACCAGCTCGGCAATCTGGCGGCAACCATGACGGGCGAGCAAGTGGCCTGGTTCATCCAGGACTCCTGGCGCATACGCTCCAACTTTACCCTTAACTACGGCCTGCGTTGGGACGGCGCCATTAACCCGCAGCCCGCAGCCAACAACGCCATGCTTCCCCTGGTGCAGGGATTCGTCTTCCCCAATGGAAAATCGTATAACCCCGCTAGCATTCCGAACCAGTTGGCCCAGTTCGCCCCCCGCTTGGGCTTCGCCTGGGATCCCAAGGGTGACGGCAAGACCGTGATTCGCGGATTTGGCGGCATCTACTTTGCCGCCACCCCGCTGTTGCTCTACGCCGGCTCGGTAAACAATTTCCGCGAGCCCCCCGGGGATCTCTCCATCCAGTTGCCCATCACCGTTCCGGCCGCCTTTGCCGCCCTCATCCCGGGCTGCCCGGCGCCCTGCAACACGGTTTACGACCAGCTCAGGATCGCCGGCATCAACCTCAACAGCTTCACCTTGGACAAGCTGCCCAACCCGACCATCGCCCAGATGAAAACCATCGCCGGCAACATCCTCACGGCGCAAGGCCTTGCGTTCAATCCGTACAACGGCGCGGCGCCCATCTTCACCGGCAACAACTACTCCAATCCCCGCTCCTACCAGGCGGGATTCGGCCTCGAGCATGAGGTCGCTAGGGGCTGGACGCTGTCGCTGGAGGCAAACCTGATCAAGACGGTTCACCTGCAGCGCGATACCGACCTGAACGTGCCGATATCGCCCTGCCAGGATGCCGCCGGACGCCCGCTGTACCGCCTCACCGGCGCCGCCCCTGCGGGCAACAACTGCGCCGCCAACCTGCAGACCAGCTCGCAGCTTCTGGCGCGTCCCGTCCCCGGCCTCGGCAGCGTCATTATCCGCGACCCGAGCGCCAAGTCCCTCTATCGCGCCATGACCCTTCGCAGCACCGTCAACCGCAAGTGGGGACTGATCAACGCCTACTACACCCTGTCGGAGAACCTCGACAACGATTACCAGGAGCGGAGTGCCAGCGGCGTGCAGTATTACGACCGCTACAACTTCAAACCTGACTACAGCTTCTCCGATCTCAACCGTCGCCACCAGTTCGTGGCCGAGCCCGTGTTCTTCCTGCCCTTCCAGATCGAGTTGTCCAGCGCCCTGCGCCTCCTCTCCGGTGCCCCCATCGGCGCCACCGTCGGCTCGGACGTGAACCAGGACAAGACCAACAACGACCGTCCCTACTGGGCTCTCGGCGTTCCCGCCAAGCGCAACTCCTTCACCAACCGCGCCTTGACCTTCGTCGACATGCGTGTGCAGAAAAACATCAAGCTCACCGAGTCGAAGTCGATCAAGCTCTCGGCCGAGATGTTCAACATTTTCAACTTCAAGAACTTGGCCTATTCGGGTACCACGGTGACGAACTTCTGTTCCAGCAGCGTCAACACCTGCGGTATCCCCGGCGGCGCTTGGACCAACAACCCGAATTTCCTGCACCTGCGCGACTCGGTCACCAACGCGTTGATCACTTCCAACAACGCCGGCACCCCGTTCGAGGCGCAGTTCTCGTTCAAGTTCATCTTCTAATCTGCGGTTTCTCAGCAAAGGGCGGCGGATTCATCCGCCGCCTTTCTTTTTGCCCCAAGCCTGCGTGTCCTAAAGCCCAAAACCCAAGGCCCAAAGCCTGAAATCTAAAGCCTAGAACCTGAAGCCCAAGACCTAAAACCTAAGACCTAAAACCTGTTATTCTTCTCCGTCCTCCTCATGATCAAACTGCTCATCTCCCGAAAACTGCGGGCTTATGTTGTCCTCGTTCTCCTGCTGCTCGCCCACAGCGCCTTCGCTGCCGATGCCCGCCATCTGAAGCCCACCGTCATCCTGATTTCCATCGACGGCTTCCGCTACGACTATTTCGGCAAGGCCCCAACCCCCAATCTCGGCTCCCTCATCGCCCGCGGCGTGCGTGCCCGCTACATGGTCCCGTCGTTTCCCACCAAGACTTTTCCCAATCACTACACTATCGTGACCGGGCTCTACCCGGCCCATCACGGCATCGTTGCCAACAACATGTGGGACGACGACTTCCGCGCCACCTTCAAGATGTCCGACCGCCAGCAGGTGCGTGACCCCCGCTGGTGGGGCGGCGAGCCCATCTGGGTGACGGCGCAGAAGGCCGGGCAAAAGACTGCTCCCATGTACTGGCCGGGCAGCGAAGCCGCCATCGAAGGCCTCATGCCTACCTACGGGGAGGCCTTTGACGAGAAGACCACCTTTGAATACCGTGTCAATAAGGTGCTCGCGTGGCTCGATCTGCCTGCGCCCGAGCGGCCCACGTTTCTCACTCTCTACTTCGAAAACGTGGACCAGGCTGGCCACGATTTCGGCCCGGACTCACCCCAACTTTTCGCCGCCATGGAGCGCGTTGACCAGGCAATCGGACTCCTGCTTCAAGGTCTGAGTGCTCGTGGCATTGAAGACAAGGTCAATATCATCGTCGTGTCCGATCACGGCATGGCTGCCTGCTCTCGCGAGCGCCTAATCATGCTCGACGACTACGTCAACCCCTCTAGCGTCATCGTGGTTGACACCACGCCCGTGCTGGCCGTCAAGGCGAAGGACGGCAACCATGCGGCGCTGCTCGCGAAACTCAAACTTGTGCCCCACCTCACCGTCTACACCCCGGACACCGTGCCCCAGCGGCTGCACTTCAGCGGCAATCCGCGGATCACCCCGGTGATCGCGGTCGCCGATGTCGGTTGGACGATCACTTCGCACGACTACCTTGCCAAACACCCCGACAAGAAGTACGGCGGCGATCACGGTTATGACAATGCCGCCCCGGAAATGCGCGCCATTTTTGTCGCCGCCGGTCCCGCCTTCAAGCCGCACCGTACCTTGCCTGGTTTCCCCAATGTGGACGTTTACCCCCTGCTGGCATATCTGCTCAACGTCGCCCCCGCCCGCAACGATGGCGACATAAGGGTTTTCAAGCCTGTTTTGCGCCCAAGAACGACAAGCGGTCGCCGCGTCCCTATGATGGATCAGGTCAATCCGCCAAACACCGCCGCGGTGCTAATTAGCAATCACCAATAAAATCGGCCCGGCTATCTTCCGCCGGGCCTGTGCTAATTGCTAATCGCTGCCTTTAGAACGAGAAAAGCCTCCTCAGAAGGTGAAGCGGATGCCCACTTGCATGCGGCGCGCCAAGGTGCCGTCGGGCGGTATGGCATCGCCGGAGGGGATATACAGCAAGCTTGGCGACGCCGTGATCACGCCCTTGGCCTCCTGGTAAGCCCGGCTGCTGTTGTAGCCGGTGGCCACCCACGAGTTGGTAAGGTTGAACACGTCGAAGCTCAGAGCCACCTTGTAGCGTTCGGTAATCGGAATTATTTTGCTGAGCCGTGCATCCGCCCGGTAGAACGCTGGCAGCATGTAGCTATTCACCGGCAGCCACGGTACGCGGTAGCTTAACCCCGACCCGTTCACCGTGGAATTGGAATACATGCCGGTAACGGGGGTGTCAGTCACGTAGATCTGTGGGCTGCCGTATGGGTGACCACTCGCCAGCGTAGTGATGTTCGAGAGTTCCCAGTTATTCACCACGTACTTGAAGAACCCACCGTCGCGGTGCGTGAACGTGGGCGACGCGACCCAGGCGAACACGAAGCGATGACGCTGATCGAGGGCGCCAGTACCCCTATCACCCAG encodes the following:
- a CDS encoding thymidine phosphorylase, with the protein product MRVVDVIRRKRDGGELTRDEINYLVAAYTAGAIPDYQISAWLMAVVLKGMTDAELAALTEAMLHSGQVLDLSDIPGRKVDKHSTGGVGDKTSLVLAPIVAAAGVAVPMISGRGLGHTGGTLDKLESIPGFNVNLSLDEFRRVLRECGCGLIGQTAEIAPADKKLYALRDVTGTVESPYLICASIMSKKLAEGLDALVLDVKTGSGAFMKKEQDAVYLAELMVETGRRMGKRMMALITDMNQPLGRAVGNANEVAECIDVLKGNGPDDLRELSLVLAGSMFYLGQRAASLSEGKSLAEEMIRNGAALEKFRRIVQLQGGDATVVDDPGRLPRARHSVEITSPSAGYVSSIMCEQVGTACVVLGGGREKKEDTVDPAVGIIVRKKLGDAVAQGEPLCTVHYNSDARLDEARRLLLSAYTMAPQPPPSKPPLVHRVIGE
- the cdd gene encoding cytidine deaminase, whose translation is MSGAEKERLFVAAREVLTRAYAPYSKFHVGAAVLAASGAVYAGCNVENASYGLTICAERSAISAGVAAEGASFKIRAVAVFNGNDAPCSPCGACRQVIFEFGPDADVIFQGRPGLEHSTARALLPAGFTL
- a CDS encoding NupC/NupG family nucleoside CNT transporter, giving the protein MYRFVGILGLFSMLGLAFAFSTARRAIRLKTLAWGIGLQFAFAFLVLRFDVGRLALAKAGAGVTRLLDFSFAGSQFIFGDLGKKLSPQGFIFAFQVLPTIIFISAFFAVLYHFGIMQFVIKQFAKVMKLMGASGAESLDVAASIFMGQTEAPLSIRPFLPSLTRSELMTVMTAGMAHVSGGIMGAYILYGIEAKHLLSAVIMTAPGTILMAKMLVPETEVPLTADRKASGADAASTEAAAVPVKLEDVNHKDENVLGAIARGTIDGLHLALNVAAMLISFLALIALVNGIFGGIHNHWASWFPSSLEKIFGVIFAPIAFVIGIPWRDCLAVGNLLGTRMVINELVAFANLGQMKAALDPRSFTIATFALCGFANFSSIGIQIGGISALAPNRRSDLARLGFRAMLAGTMANLMSASIVGILMK
- a CDS encoding DUF1223 domain-containing protein, translated to MSVTRFLRISAMLLLANVLVGGVEPSAKLDRVPVLVELFTSEGCSSCPPADALLMDLDLRQPVAGAEVVALGEHVDYWNELGWKDRFSSSDYTQRQGRYAARFHLGSVYTPQMVINGRTEFVGNDTARAEKAIAGAAQRRDTQPSIAIAAAGNVVDVNITDAGPHPLDVLLAITESDLSTQVGRGENHGRLLRHTAVVRDLRKIGETSSGQFAAHPQLKLKPDWRHDKLRAVIFLQDPATLEITGAAQAAWK
- a CDS encoding purine-nucleoside phosphorylase — its product is MKHAPEPAPPPADDFTRAGEAADFLRARTKLHPKVALVLGSGLGSFADQLAAAVSIPYADIPHFPRPSAEGHAGKLVIGNLASVPVACMQGRVHLYEGHSVRDVVFPVRALARFGIKGLILTNAAGGINQTYTQGCLVVLKDHINLQGVNPLIGANDERFGPRFLDMTQAYFRPYRQITLEQGKRLGIDIFEGVYAALYGPMYETPAEIRYLRTIGADVVGMSTVAEVIAARHLGMRVLAISCVTNMAAGMLDQPINHKEVLETGERVKGKFMQLLEAIMPQVEDLAGS
- a CDS encoding ectonucleotide pyrophosphatase/phosphodiesterase, giving the protein MIKLLISRKLRAYVVLVLLLLAHSAFAADARHLKPTVILISIDGFRYDYFGKAPTPNLGSLIARGVRARYMVPSFPTKTFPNHYTIVTGLYPAHHGIVANNMWDDDFRATFKMSDRQQVRDPRWWGGEPIWVTAQKAGQKTAPMYWPGSEAAIEGLMPTYGEAFDEKTTFEYRVNKVLAWLDLPAPERPTFLTLYFENVDQAGHDFGPDSPQLFAAMERVDQAIGLLLQGLSARGIEDKVNIIVVSDHGMAACSRERLIMLDDYVNPSSVIVVDTTPVLAVKAKDGNHAALLAKLKLVPHLTVYTPDTVPQRLHFSGNPRITPVIAVADVGWTITSHDYLAKHPDKKYGGDHGYDNAAPEMRAIFVAAGPAFKPHRTLPGFPNVDVYPLLAYLLNVAPARNDGDIRVFKPVLRPRTTSGRRVPMMDQVNPPNTAAVLISNHQ
- a CDS encoding carboxypeptidase regulatory-like domain-containing protein, with translation MSKFSVTKFVVCLLILAMGLLATQASAQSQASAGQIAGVVKDSAGAVVVGATVTAANPQTGFSQTVTSGDNGYYRIVLLPPGNYKVTVSQQGFAEAVARVSVGVGRTTDLNAVLTVGGRKEEVTVSAEMIEAQRHEMAAFVGADIVTNIPLNGRRFHDIVNTTPTAQTDPSRGGISMTGQRMVNTGSINVDGADYGQLFFGGIRGGERAGFAPTIPLDSIQEFQIIRAGYTAEFGHSTGGTITAITKSGTNAIHGNAGFVWRPDAAGMGNEFYDTIKASLVAKGCTTCVVNPNPTLYQWGGSVGGPVKKDKLFFFGSYEQQRQRIPHQVFFDNLNALLGVNPISSLPVQQQEAADAFNGGTFNGYAYPSLQQPYQQTNDAYLFLIKGDYQFSSKHRLSVRYNHSNYQGIDASSVGSGIAPTITNAVSNNGIEIDKTRTVVGNLNSFFGHFANELRGQYAKEIRPRNANVLSPTVAPSTIGTYGTVSFLGQNSENDYRLQFADSVTWLKGAHTVKFGGEYSHIFATQTFGFNQEGQFNWLNNSAGNIPAILASMSTCGNAACTVAGNRFDNTNVTYSHQLGNLAATMTGEQVAWFIQDSWRIRSNFTLNYGLRWDGAINPQPAANNAMLPLVQGFVFPNGKSYNPASIPNQLAQFAPRLGFAWDPKGDGKTVIRGFGGIYFAATPLLLYAGSVNNFREPPGDLSIQLPITVPAAFAALIPGCPAPCNTVYDQLRIAGINLNSFTLDKLPNPTIAQMKTIAGNILTAQGLAFNPYNGAAPIFTGNNYSNPRSYQAGFGLEHEVARGWTLSLEANLIKTVHLQRDTDLNVPISPCQDAAGRPLYRLTGAAPAGNNCAANLQTSSQLLARPVPGLGSVIIRDPSAKSLYRAMTLRSTVNRKWGLINAYYTLSENLDNDYQERSASGVQYYDRYNFKPDYSFSDLNRRHQFVAEPVFFLPFQIELSSALRLLSGAPIGATVGSDVNQDKTNNDRPYWALGVPAKRNSFTNRALTFVDMRVQKNIKLTESKSIKLSAEMFNIFNFKNLAYSGTTVTNFCSSSVNTCGIPGGAWTNNPNFLHLRDSVTNALITSNNAGTPFEAQFSFKFIF
- the udk gene encoding uridine kinase, which produces MSTHIIAVAGPSCAGKTELAKRLARSLSATILSMDAYYRDLAFLPLESRSKFNFDLPDSLDHTLLREHLTALAAGLPIQRPVYDFTIHTRSSVWETVTPGPFLILEGLFALYWDDLRPLLTTKVYVDAPDEVCLARRQVRDVLERGRTAESVHKQYIEIVRPMAELYIHPTRRFADVVVSGQVPLEQSTVEVMARITAAPPAATPASGANPT